One segment of Pleomorphomonas sp. PLEO DNA contains the following:
- a CDS encoding adenine deaminase C-terminal domain-containing protein — protein MSLKQLIRAGHGSVKSDLVIANGKLINVASAEIYPADVAIKDGHIVAIGDVSHCIGPNTVIHDASGRYLAPGLIDGHLHVECSKLSVTSFAKLVVPLGTTSIVSGLDQILVVAGLEGSRHFLDEANASPLTIHWGAPCKTPYTMPRSTVGHYFSPADHRVAQEWPECVGVWETVREFIQEEDADVLEALEIAQKNKLPVFGCAPMCRGHKLAAYASAGIRLDHESYTVEETLEKLRNGMFVVIRESSISHFLKENIQVATKLAPKASHRVSFCTDDVVATDVLKRGHVDNMVRMAIAEGVPPIEAIQMATINSAVAYRIDHKVGLIAPGRQADILIVDSPESFHVKEVIAKGELVARGGKMVKTLVPPLRPAFLTDTIKAKPVSAADLEVRSDAGAVKVLAMNMSLDVPFVRNRRDAVLKVSGGIVAPDVAQDVLYVTVVERYGKTTNRPVAFVSGFGLKRGAMATSTAPDDNNIVCIGTNAADMAVAINWIIEKGGGQAFVEDGKVTVGLELPIGGIVSDIDPEEMAVKEDALDAAARAAGCTLEWPFMNMFVLSITAIPEYAITDIGAIDCVGLKVFDPILENI, from the coding sequence GTGAGCCTCAAGCAACTGATCCGTGCCGGGCATGGCAGCGTTAAGTCGGACTTGGTGATTGCCAACGGCAAGCTTATCAACGTTGCCTCGGCCGAGATCTATCCGGCCGACGTCGCCATTAAGGACGGGCATATCGTCGCAATCGGTGATGTCAGCCATTGTATTGGGCCCAATACAGTCATCCACGATGCCAGCGGACGCTATCTTGCCCCCGGTCTTATCGACGGCCATCTCCACGTCGAGTGTTCCAAGCTATCGGTCACCAGCTTTGCCAAGCTGGTGGTTCCCTTGGGCACAACCTCGATCGTCTCGGGCCTCGACCAGATTCTGGTGGTTGCCGGCCTTGAAGGATCGCGGCATTTTCTCGATGAGGCCAACGCCAGCCCGCTGACCATTCACTGGGGTGCCCCCTGCAAGACGCCCTACACCATGCCACGCTCCACCGTCGGCCATTATTTCAGCCCGGCCGACCACCGCGTCGCTCAAGAGTGGCCGGAGTGCGTTGGTGTTTGGGAAACGGTGCGCGAATTCATCCAGGAAGAGGACGCCGACGTCCTCGAAGCCCTGGAAATCGCGCAGAAGAACAAGCTGCCGGTCTTCGGCTGCGCGCCGATGTGCCGCGGCCACAAGCTGGCTGCTTATGCCAGCGCCGGCATTCGGCTCGATCACGAAAGCTACACCGTCGAGGAAACGCTGGAGAAGCTGCGCAACGGCATGTTCGTGGTCATTCGCGAGAGCTCGATCAGCCATTTCCTCAAGGAGAACATTCAGGTCGCGACCAAGCTGGCGCCCAAAGCGTCCCATCGCGTCAGCTTCTGCACCGACGATGTGGTGGCCACCGACGTTCTGAAGCGCGGCCACGTCGACAATATGGTTCGCATGGCGATCGCCGAAGGCGTGCCGCCGATCGAAGCGATCCAGATGGCAACCATCAATTCGGCCGTCGCCTATCGCATCGACCATAAGGTCGGCCTGATCGCGCCGGGGCGCCAAGCCGACATTCTCATCGTCGACAGCCCCGAAAGCTTCCATGTCAAAGAGGTGATCGCCAAGGGCGAGCTGGTGGCGCGCGGCGGCAAGATGGTGAAGACGCTCGTCCCACCGCTTCGCCCGGCTTTCCTGACCGATACCATCAAGGCCAAGCCGGTGTCGGCCGCCGATCTCGAGGTTCGGTCCGACGCCGGTGCCGTCAAGGTGCTGGCCATGAACATGTCGCTCGACGTGCCCTTCGTGCGCAACCGGCGCGACGCGGTGCTGAAGGTCAGCGGCGGGATCGTCGCGCCGGATGTCGCCCAAGATGTTCTCTACGTCACGGTGGTCGAGCGCTACGGCAAGACCACCAACAGGCCGGTTGCCTTCGTATCGGGGTTCGGCCTCAAGCGCGGCGCCATGGCGACCTCGACGGCGCCCGATGACAACAACATCGTCTGCATCGGCACCAACGCCGCCGACATGGCGGTGGCCATCAACTGGATCATCGAGAAGGGCGGCGGTCAGGCCTTTGTCGAGGATGGCAAGGTGACGGTGGGCCTGGAGCTGCCGATCGGCGGCATCGTCTCGGACATCGATCCCGAGGAGATGGCGGTGAAGGAAGACGCGCTTGACGCGGCGGCCCGCGCTGCCGGCTGCACGCTCGAATGGCCGTTCATGAACATGTTCGTGCTGTCGATCACCGCCATTCCCGAATATGCGATTACCGATATCGGCGCCATTGATTGCGTCGGCCTCAAGGTGTTCGACCCGATACTTGAAAACATCTGA